The Thioalkalivibrio sulfidiphilus HL-EbGr7 genome includes a window with the following:
- a CDS encoding NAD(P)-dependent oxidoreductase encodes MSKVGLLGTGLMGVPMGEALLRAGHELRVYNRTRERARPLLEAGALWCDSPARVLTDSEVVVLMLSDRAAIEASLLSDASRAALAGRTVIQMGTIAPNESRDLRDAVVEAGGEYLEAPVLGSIPEARASTLLVMVGADSAEAFEQWREVFTAFGPNPVHVGGVGQAAALKLAFNQLIASLTTAFSLSLALIRREGVSVDLFMDMLRESALYAPTFDKKLERMLKADFSNPNFPVKHMLKDVNLVALAAREAGVDAGLLAPVRENLERVMAAGHGEEDYSALYLGLEQRKPDRT; translated from the coding sequence ATGTCAAAGGTCGGACTGCTGGGCACGGGGCTGATGGGTGTGCCCATGGGCGAGGCGCTGCTGCGCGCGGGGCACGAACTGCGGGTCTACAACCGCACCCGTGAACGGGCACGGCCGCTGCTGGAAGCGGGCGCCCTGTGGTGCGACTCGCCGGCCCGGGTGCTGACCGACTCCGAGGTGGTGGTGCTCATGCTCAGCGACCGGGCGGCCATCGAGGCGAGCCTGTTGTCCGACGCGTCACGCGCAGCGCTTGCCGGACGTACGGTGATCCAGATGGGCACCATCGCGCCCAACGAGAGCCGTGACCTGCGCGATGCGGTGGTCGAGGCGGGCGGCGAGTACCTGGAGGCGCCGGTGCTGGGCAGCATTCCGGAGGCCAGGGCCTCGACCCTGCTGGTCATGGTGGGTGCGGACTCGGCCGAGGCATTCGAGCAATGGCGAGAGGTGTTCACTGCCTTCGGACCGAACCCGGTGCACGTGGGCGGGGTGGGCCAGGCGGCGGCGCTCAAGCTCGCCTTCAACCAGCTGATCGCCAGTCTCACCACCGCCTTCTCCCTGAGCCTCGCCCTGATCCGACGCGAAGGGGTCTCCGTGGATCTGTTCATGGACATGCTGCGCGAGAGCGCCCTCTATGCGCCCACCTTTGACAAGAAGCTGGAACGCATGCTCAAGGCGGATTTCTCCAACCCCAACTTCCCCGTGAAGCACATGCTCAAGGACGTGAACCTGGTGGCCCTGGCTGCCCGTGAGGCGGGTGTGGACGCGGGCCTGCTGGCGCCGGTGCGGGAGAACCTGGAACGGGTCATGGCCGCAGGGCACGGCGAGGAAGACTACTCCGCCCTGTACCTCGGCCTGGAACAGCGCAAGCCGGACCGCACTTAA
- the rsmD gene encoding 16S rRNA (guanine(966)-N(2))-methyltransferase RsmD: MKQRRTSQPRPGAPGRLRIVAGEWRGRRLAVPSAPGLRPTPDRVRETLFNWLQGIVPGARCLDLFAGAGGLGFEAASRGAARVVMVEAAPRVAAHLREQVQLLGAADRVEVIAADALAYLARCDEGFDLVFLDPPFHSDLLSMALAGLARGRCLRPGARVYVEYAASGQPPALPEGWRIAREGRAGDSAHLLTAPIGMGSANERE; encoded by the coding sequence ATGAAACAACGCCGCACCAGCCAGCCACGCCCCGGTGCTCCGGGGCGTTTGCGTATCGTCGCCGGGGAATGGCGCGGACGGCGGCTCGCGGTGCCTTCGGCGCCGGGGCTGCGGCCGACGCCGGATCGGGTGCGCGAGACCCTGTTCAACTGGCTGCAGGGCATCGTGCCCGGGGCCCGCTGCCTGGATCTGTTCGCCGGCGCCGGCGGGCTCGGTTTCGAGGCCGCCTCCCGGGGCGCGGCGCGGGTGGTGATGGTGGAGGCGGCGCCGCGGGTGGCGGCTCACCTGCGCGAGCAGGTGCAACTGCTCGGCGCGGCCGACCGGGTGGAGGTCATCGCCGCCGACGCGCTTGCCTACCTGGCGCGCTGCGACGAGGGTTTCGATCTGGTGTTCCTGGACCCGCCGTTTCACAGCGACCTGCTGAGCATGGCGCTGGCAGGCCTTGCCCGGGGACGCTGCCTGCGCCCCGGCGCGCGGGTGTATGTGGAATACGCCGCCTCCGGCCAGCCGCCCGCACTGCCCGAGGGCTGGCGCATCGCCCGTGAAGGCCGCGCCGGCGACAGCGCGCATCTCCTCACGGCGCCGATCGGGATGGGGTCCGCGAATGAACGCGAATGA
- a CDS encoding M16 family metallopeptidase, producing MKQLGSMRILIGILLALLLIAPVHANPAIEHWETDNGLKVYFMPAPALPMLDLRVVFRAGSARDGDAPGLARLTNGLLNTGAGDWDADTIAERFESVGAQFGSDALRDMAHLSLRTLTEADWLETALDTFTTVLGDPRFPERDLERGRRQTLVALDAEAQRPGSVAQRSFFEAVFGDHPYANVPLGTEAGVRAITREQVVGFHREFYVARNGVLVLVGGIDRAQAEAIAGRIAAALPEGSAAAPLPEVPPLTESRTIHVPFPSAQAHVLIGQPGMRRGDEDYFPLFVGNHVLGGGGFTSRLFEEVRGRRGLAYSVYSYFMPMEADGPFIMGVQTQVAQADEARQVMQEILAEYREKGPSSTELRASRLNITGGFPLRIASNSAMMDNLAMMGFYGLPLDYLDRFNERVESVNERTIRDAFQRRLDPERMVTVIVGGEG from the coding sequence ATGAAACAACTCGGATCCATGCGCATCCTGATCGGCATTCTCCTGGCGTTGCTGCTCATCGCGCCGGTTCACGCCAACCCGGCCATCGAACACTGGGAGACCGACAACGGGCTCAAGGTCTACTTCATGCCCGCGCCGGCACTGCCCATGCTGGACCTGCGCGTGGTGTTTCGCGCCGGCAGCGCCCGGGACGGGGACGCCCCGGGTCTCGCGCGGCTCACCAACGGGCTGCTGAACACCGGTGCCGGCGACTGGGACGCGGACACCATCGCCGAGCGTTTCGAATCCGTGGGTGCGCAGTTCGGTTCGGATGCCCTGCGCGATATGGCACACCTGAGCCTGCGCACGCTCACGGAGGCCGACTGGCTGGAGACGGCCCTGGACACCTTCACCACCGTGCTGGGCGATCCGCGCTTCCCGGAAAGGGATCTTGAGCGCGGCCGGCGCCAGACCCTGGTGGCCCTGGATGCCGAGGCCCAGCGACCCGGTTCGGTGGCTCAGCGCAGCTTCTTCGAGGCGGTGTTCGGTGATCACCCCTACGCCAACGTGCCCCTGGGCACCGAGGCCGGCGTGCGCGCCATCACCCGGGAACAGGTGGTGGGCTTCCACCGGGAGTTCTACGTGGCGCGCAACGGCGTGCTGGTGCTGGTGGGCGGCATCGACCGTGCCCAGGCCGAGGCCATCGCCGGGCGCATCGCCGCCGCGCTGCCCGAGGGCAGTGCCGCGGCCCCGTTGCCGGAGGTGCCTCCCCTGACGGAGTCCCGCACCATCCACGTGCCCTTCCCCTCGGCCCAGGCCCACGTGCTCATCGGCCAGCCGGGCATGCGCCGTGGCGATGAGGACTATTTCCCCCTGTTCGTGGGCAACCACGTGCTCGGCGGTGGCGGCTTCACCTCGCGGCTGTTCGAGGAGGTGCGTGGCCGCCGGGGCCTGGCCTACAGCGTGTACAGCTACTTCATGCCCATGGAGGCGGACGGTCCCTTCATCATGGGCGTACAGACCCAGGTGGCCCAGGCCGACGAGGCCCGCCAGGTGATGCAGGAGATCCTCGCCGAGTACCGCGAGAAAGGCCCCAGCAGCACCGAACTGCGCGCCTCCAGGCTCAACATCACCGGCGGCTTCCCCCTGCGCATCGCCTCCAACAGCGCCATGATGGACAACCTGGCGATGATGGGCTTCTACGGCCTGCCCCTGGATTACCTGGACCGTTTCAATGAACGCGTGGAGTCCGTGAATGAACGGACCATCCGCGACGCCTTCCAGCGCCGCCTCGATCCGGAGCGCATGGTCACGGTGATCGTGGGTGGTGAGGGCTGA
- a CDS encoding M16 family metallopeptidase → MKYSQLCHLVLLTLLLALAPLAAHANVPANASAQGVHEFTLSNGMKILVKPDNRAPVVVSQVWYGVGSAHEHGGITGISHALEHMMFKGTARYPAGEFSRIIAEQGGRENAFTSRDYTAYYQLLAAGRLEIALKLEADRMRNLTLPEEEFVQEMRVVKEERRLRTEDNPNALLFEQVNATAWLNSPYGIPVIGWMTDIEHYTIADMRDWYDRWYAPNNATLVVVGDVDPHAVYRMARRYFGPIKARELPEIKPRTETRQLGERRIIVRAPARVPAVLMGYKVPVLPTAEEDWEPYALLVAAGILDGGESARLARTLVREQELAAGAGAGYSPFNRLDTLFMLSASPSQGTSLADLEAALTESLERLKREPVSEAELERVKAQVVAREVYRLDSVEGQAMQIGMLEKVGLGWRTLDEIAERVRAVTAEQVQAVAQKYFDVDRRTVGWLEPLPIDPDNPPSTFEGHLR, encoded by the coding sequence ATGAAGTACTCACAGCTTTGCCACCTTGTTCTACTGACGCTTCTGCTGGCGCTAGCGCCCCTGGCCGCGCATGCCAATGTCCCGGCCAATGCCTCCGCCCAGGGCGTGCACGAATTCACCCTCTCCAACGGCATGAAGATCCTGGTGAAACCGGACAACCGGGCCCCGGTGGTGGTGTCCCAGGTCTGGTACGGGGTCGGTTCAGCCCATGAGCACGGCGGCATCACCGGCATCTCCCACGCCCTGGAACACATGATGTTCAAGGGCACGGCGCGTTACCCGGCCGGTGAGTTCTCGCGCATCATCGCCGAGCAGGGCGGTCGGGAGAATGCCTTCACCAGCCGCGATTACACCGCCTACTACCAGCTGCTGGCCGCCGGCCGGCTGGAGATCGCGCTCAAGCTCGAGGCCGACCGCATGCGCAACCTCACCCTGCCGGAGGAGGAGTTCGTGCAGGAGATGCGCGTGGTCAAGGAGGAGCGGCGCCTGCGCACCGAGGATAACCCCAACGCGCTGCTGTTCGAACAGGTCAACGCCACCGCCTGGCTGAACAGCCCCTACGGCATCCCCGTGATCGGCTGGATGACCGACATCGAGCACTACACCATCGCCGACATGCGCGACTGGTACGACCGCTGGTACGCGCCCAACAACGCCACCCTGGTGGTGGTGGGCGACGTGGATCCGCATGCGGTGTATCGCATGGCGCGGCGTTACTTCGGCCCCATCAAGGCCCGTGAGCTCCCCGAGATCAAGCCCCGGACCGAGACCCGCCAGCTCGGCGAGCGACGCATCATCGTGCGCGCACCGGCTCGGGTGCCGGCGGTGCTCATGGGCTACAAGGTGCCGGTGCTGCCCACCGCCGAGGAGGACTGGGAACCCTACGCCCTGCTGGTGGCCGCCGGCATCCTGGACGGCGGCGAGAGCGCGCGCCTGGCGCGCACCCTGGTGCGCGAGCAGGAACTGGCCGCCGGTGCCGGCGCCGGCTACAGCCCCTTCAACCGCCTCGACACCCTGTTCATGCTCAGTGCCTCCCCTTCCCAGGGCACCAGCCTGGCGGACCTGGAAGCGGCGCTCACCGAGTCCCTGGAGCGGCTCAAGCGCGAACCGGTCTCCGAGGCGGAACTGGAACGGGTCAAGGCACAGGTGGTGGCCCGGGAGGTCTACCGGCTGGATTCCGTGGAAGGCCAGGCCATGCAGATCGGCATGCTGGAGAAGGTGGGCCTGGGCTGGCGCACCCTGGACGAGATCGCCGAGCGCGTACGCGCCGTGACCGCCGAGCAGGTGCAGGCGGTGGCGCAGAAATACTTCGACGTGGACCGGCGCACCGTGGGCTGGCTGGAGCCGCTGCCCATCGACCCGGACAACCCGCCGAGCACTTTCGAGGGGCACCTGCGCTAA